One window from the genome of Jiangella alba encodes:
- a CDS encoding MFS transporter: protein MEQRSSETKTAGLPAAVWVGLAVVLTAEFMDLVDATIVTVALPSMAADLGMTPAQVQWTLAGYTLAMGAGLITGGRVGDLYGRRRVFLAGLAAGTLFAALAALAPNPGWLMVSRILTGVAASFTIPLVIGMIRSTFPERYRPAALGVYGATLGLAAVVGPILGGALVDGDLWGLGWRAVFWVNVPIGVVALVVGWRTLAESRDPGSARLDVPGAVLATAATVLVLLPLVQGPELDWPAWTVACLVAAPLVVAVLVWRQRRVQARGGDPLIEPALFARRGFSAGVVVAVLFFGAIGSYFLLLVLYLQNGTGRTAWETGLVLLPYAIGSFITSALSVQLAAKAGRALLMTGAVSLAAAQVLLLVLLNDTADLGYWALAWPLFLGGLGLGLAAPPLIGIIIAAVDEHRAGSAAGVLTTFSQVGNALGVAVLGTVFFSTLDDAAGLDVVTAHADALSAALPWQIGAYVLAAALMTLLPSRSRAEEH, encoded by the coding sequence GTGGAGCAGAGATCGAGTGAGACGAAGACAGCCGGGCTGCCGGCTGCGGTGTGGGTGGGCCTGGCCGTCGTGCTGACGGCGGAGTTCATGGACCTCGTGGACGCCACGATCGTCACGGTCGCGCTGCCGTCGATGGCCGCCGACCTGGGCATGACGCCCGCGCAGGTGCAGTGGACGCTGGCCGGCTACACCCTCGCGATGGGCGCGGGCCTGATCACCGGCGGCCGGGTCGGCGACCTGTACGGACGCCGCCGGGTGTTCCTGGCCGGTCTCGCGGCCGGGACGCTGTTCGCCGCGCTGGCCGCCCTGGCGCCGAACCCGGGCTGGCTGATGGTCAGCCGCATCCTCACCGGCGTGGCGGCCTCGTTCACCATTCCGCTGGTGATCGGGATGATCCGGTCCACCTTCCCGGAGCGGTACCGGCCCGCGGCGCTCGGCGTGTACGGCGCGACGCTGGGGCTGGCCGCGGTCGTCGGGCCGATCCTCGGCGGAGCGCTCGTGGACGGCGACCTGTGGGGGCTGGGCTGGCGCGCGGTGTTCTGGGTGAACGTGCCGATCGGCGTGGTGGCGCTGGTGGTCGGGTGGCGGACGCTGGCCGAGTCGCGCGACCCCGGCTCCGCCCGGCTGGACGTCCCCGGCGCCGTCCTGGCGACCGCGGCGACGGTGCTGGTGCTGCTGCCGCTGGTGCAGGGGCCCGAGCTGGACTGGCCCGCCTGGACCGTCGCCTGCCTCGTCGCCGCGCCGCTGGTGGTCGCGGTGCTGGTGTGGCGGCAGCGCCGGGTCCAGGCCCGCGGCGGCGACCCGCTGATCGAGCCGGCGCTGTTCGCCCGGCGCGGGTTCAGCGCCGGCGTGGTCGTCGCGGTGCTGTTCTTCGGCGCCATCGGCTCGTACTTCCTGCTGCTGGTGCTCTACCTGCAGAACGGCACCGGGCGGACGGCGTGGGAGACCGGGCTGGTGCTGCTGCCGTACGCGATCGGCTCCTTCATCACGTCGGCGTTGTCGGTGCAGCTGGCGGCCAAGGCCGGGCGGGCGCTGCTGATGACCGGCGCGGTCAGCCTGGCGGCGGCACAGGTGCTGCTGCTGGTGCTGCTGAACGACACGGCCGACCTCGGCTACTGGGCGCTGGCCTGGCCGCTCTTCCTCGGCGGCCTCGGTCTCGGCCTCGCGGCGCCGCCGCTCATCGGCATCATCATCGCCGCCGTTGACGAGCACCGCGCCGGCTCCGCCGCCGGCGTCCTGACGACCTTCAGCCAGGTCGGCAACGCCCTCGGCGTTGCCGTCCTCGGCACCGTCTTCTTCTCCACCCTGGACGACGCGGCCGGCCTCGACGTCGTCACCGCCCACGCCGACGCGCTGTCGGCGGCGCTGCCCTGGCAGATCGGGGCGTACGTGCTCGCCGCGGCGCTGATGACCCTGCTGCCCAGCCGGTCCCGTGCGGAGGAGCATTGA
- a CDS encoding HAD family hydrolase, which produces MLGLPDHIKACLFDLDGVLTPTAEVHKAAWKATFDTFLRDRAQGADDPFVPFDIDSDYNVYVDGRQRADGVRSFLASRGITLPEGTPDDPGTADTVNGVGNRKNVVLLERLREVGVRPYPGSVTYLHAAVEAGLRRAVVSASANCREVVAAAGIADLLEVRVDGLTARAEGLRGKPEPDSFLAAAERLGVAPGEAAVFEDALAGVQAGRAGDFGFVVGVDRVGQAEALREHGADVVVTDLGDLLVEAGR; this is translated from the coding sequence ATGCTTGGCCTGCCGGACCACATCAAGGCGTGTCTTTTCGACCTTGACGGAGTCCTCACACCCACCGCGGAAGTGCACAAAGCCGCCTGGAAGGCGACGTTCGACACGTTTCTCCGCGACCGCGCGCAAGGCGCGGACGACCCCTTCGTTCCCTTCGACATCGACAGCGACTACAACGTCTACGTCGACGGCAGACAGCGCGCCGACGGCGTGCGCTCGTTCCTCGCCTCGCGCGGCATCACGCTGCCCGAGGGGACGCCCGACGACCCCGGCACCGCCGACACCGTCAACGGCGTCGGCAACCGCAAGAACGTCGTGCTGCTGGAGCGGCTGCGCGAGGTCGGCGTGCGCCCGTACCCGGGCTCCGTCACCTACCTGCACGCGGCCGTCGAGGCCGGGCTGCGCCGGGCCGTCGTGTCGGCCAGCGCGAACTGCCGCGAGGTCGTCGCGGCCGCCGGCATCGCCGACCTCCTCGAGGTCCGCGTCGACGGCCTGACGGCGCGCGCGGAGGGCCTGCGCGGCAAGCCCGAACCCGACTCCTTCCTCGCCGCGGCCGAGCGGCTGGGCGTCGCGCCCGGCGAGGCCGCCGTGTTCGAGGACGCGCTCGCCGGGGTCCAGGCGGGCCGCGCGGGCGACTTCGGCTTCGTCGTCGGCGTCGACCGCGTCGGCCAGGCCGAGGCGCTGCGCGAGCACGGCGCCGACGTCGTCGTCACCGACCTCGGTGACCTCCTCGTGGAGGCGGGCCGATGA
- a CDS encoding DUF3618 domain-containing protein — protein sequence MSAADQRPTEPMLPASRQPMPMAPEVQAELAKRGRSIRQIESDIQARTDRLSANVDELTARLAPSRLVKESTAGLRARLTTPEGSPRLEVLGAVAGAALVVGLLLWRARRR from the coding sequence GTGTCCGCCGCGGATCAGAGACCGACCGAGCCCATGCTGCCGGCCTCGCGCCAGCCGATGCCCATGGCGCCCGAGGTGCAGGCCGAGCTGGCCAAACGCGGCCGCAGCATCCGCCAGATCGAGTCCGACATCCAGGCTCGCACCGACCGGCTCTCCGCCAACGTCGACGAGCTGACCGCGCGGCTGGCGCCGTCCCGGCTGGTCAAGGAGTCGACGGCGGGCCTGCGGGCGCGGCTGACGACGCCCGAGGGCAGCCCGCGGCTGGAGGTACTCGGCGCGGTGGCCGGTGCGGCGCTCGTGGTCGGGCTGCTGCTGTGGCGGGCACGGCGGCGCTGA
- a CDS encoding Lrp/AsnC family transcriptional regulator — translation MPRELDAVDRVILGQLLRIGRSPLHVLARRAGLSVSAMSVRVRRLEEAGIIAGFRAQLDLDAVGRPVQAVVRVELAPETERPIFEKWLGGRPAVTAAWQLAGDADYVVHLACRDVSGLDDELRELTAHGGAQRTSTSIVLHAVADLGGHLTD, via the coding sequence ATGCCGCGTGAGCTGGACGCCGTCGACCGGGTGATCCTGGGCCAGCTGCTGCGGATCGGCCGCTCGCCGCTGCACGTCCTCGCGCGGCGGGCCGGGCTGAGCGTGTCGGCGATGTCGGTGCGGGTCCGGCGGCTGGAGGAGGCCGGCATCATCGCCGGCTTCCGCGCCCAGCTCGACCTCGACGCCGTCGGGCGGCCGGTGCAGGCGGTGGTGCGGGTCGAGCTGGCGCCGGAGACCGAGCGGCCGATCTTCGAGAAGTGGCTCGGCGGCCGGCCGGCGGTGACGGCGGCCTGGCAACTGGCCGGCGACGCCGACTACGTCGTGCACCTGGCCTGCCGCGACGTGTCCGGGCTCGACGACGAGCTGCGCGAGCTGACGGCGCACGGCGGCGCCCAGCGCACGTCGACGAGCATCGTGCTGCACGCCGTCGCCGATCTGGGCGGCCATCTCACCGACTGA
- a CDS encoding SAV_915 family protein translates to MEHSQPLFVPVRSTSPWLAVVTARLPEGGRVGLAFTSAEALAAAMGRAQPWTRLSLAAQRALLAPLGVTGIRVDPVLVAAPLTGTRHAA, encoded by the coding sequence ATGGAGCACTCACAGCCGTTGTTCGTCCCCGTCCGCTCGACGTCGCCCTGGCTGGCCGTCGTCACCGCTCGGCTCCCCGAGGGCGGCCGCGTCGGCCTGGCCTTCACCAGCGCCGAGGCGCTCGCCGCCGCCATGGGCCGTGCGCAGCCGTGGACCCGGCTCAGCCTCGCCGCCCAGCGCGCGCTGCTCGCCCCGCTCGGCGTCACCGGCATCCGGGTCGACCCGGTCCTCGTCGCGGCTCCCCTGACGGGAACCCGTCATGCCGCGTGA
- a CDS encoding co-chaperone GroES, with protein sequence MLHDRVLVSLDGEDGERRSSAGIVIPATAAMGRRLAWARVVAVGANVRTVEAGDRVLFDPEDKAEVEVRSETYVLLRERDLHAVASERIGDGQTGLYL encoded by the coding sequence ATGCTGCACGACCGCGTGCTGGTCTCGCTGGACGGCGAGGACGGCGAGCGCCGCTCGTCCGCCGGCATCGTCATCCCGGCCACGGCCGCCATGGGCCGCCGGCTGGCGTGGGCCCGGGTCGTCGCGGTCGGCGCGAACGTGCGCACCGTCGAGGCCGGCGACCGCGTGCTGTTCGACCCCGAGGACAAGGCCGAGGTCGAGGTGCGCAGCGAGACCTACGTGCTGCTGCGCGAGCGCGACCTGCACGCCGTCGCGTCCGAGCGGATCGGCGACGGCCAGACCGGCCTCTACCTGTAG
- a CDS encoding glycoside hydrolase family 65 protein encodes MIRESAYPCEPWRIREATLDLDLLAQSESVLALSNGHIGLRANLDEGEPHGLPGSYLNSFYELRPLPYAEAGYGYPEQGQTVVNVTNGKLIRLLVDDEPFDVRYGDLQAHERVLDMRAGTLDRTVEWVSPAGQAVRVRSTRLVSFIQRAVAAICYEVEPVENEARVVIQSGLVANEELPVTKKDPRVAALLEEPLESEEHIANGAGGLLIHRTKASGLRMAAAMTHVVEGPDRTVVSTEAFPDWARTTIACVLKPGEKLRVVKLLAYGFSSRRSLPALRDQVGAALASARLTGWEGLCQGQREYLDAFWDAADVRVDGDPEVQQAVRFGLFHVLQAGARNEMRPIPAKGLTGPGYDGHVFWDTEMFVLPVLIYTQPDAAAQVLRWRHATLDLARERAHTLGLRGAAFPWRTIRGHETSGYWPAGTAGFHIGAGIADATMRYIQATGDEVFEREVGVELLVETARLWRSLGHHDRHGGFHIDGVTGPDEYSAVSNDNVYTNLMAQRNLVGAADAVLRHPDVAAALEVDDEETASWRDAAGAMTIPYDAELGVHQQSEGFTRFQEWDFEGTAPDDYPLLLTHPYFDLYRRQVIKQSDLVLAMHWRGDAFTPAEKVRNFSYYEARTVRDSSLSSCTQAVMAAETGHLELAHDYLGEAALTDLHDSHSNTSDGVHLASLAGAWLGLVAGYGGMRDHDGVLSFAPRLPSRIGRLDFSLLWRGLRLRVSVRPDEVTYYLREGDHEDGSQLELLHHGEPVTVRISAPVTVKIPPAPAREPEPHQPAGRAPVRRGVHTTTATS; translated from the coding sequence ATGATCCGCGAGAGCGCCTACCCCTGCGAGCCGTGGCGCATCCGCGAGGCCACCCTGGACCTCGACCTGCTGGCGCAGTCCGAGTCGGTGCTCGCGCTGTCCAACGGCCACATCGGCCTGCGCGCCAACCTCGACGAGGGCGAGCCGCACGGGCTGCCCGGCAGCTACCTCAACTCGTTCTACGAGCTGCGCCCGCTGCCCTACGCCGAGGCCGGCTACGGCTACCCCGAGCAGGGCCAGACGGTCGTCAACGTCACCAACGGCAAGCTGATCAGGCTGCTCGTCGACGACGAGCCGTTCGACGTCCGCTACGGCGACCTGCAGGCGCACGAGCGGGTGCTCGACATGCGCGCCGGCACGCTGGACCGCACCGTCGAGTGGGTCTCGCCGGCCGGCCAGGCGGTGCGCGTCCGCTCGACCCGGCTGGTGTCGTTCATCCAGCGCGCCGTCGCCGCCATCTGCTACGAGGTCGAGCCGGTCGAGAACGAGGCCCGCGTCGTCATCCAGTCCGGGCTGGTCGCCAACGAGGAACTGCCGGTCACCAAGAAGGACCCGCGCGTCGCGGCGCTGCTGGAGGAGCCGCTGGAGTCCGAGGAGCACATCGCCAACGGCGCCGGCGGCCTGCTGATCCACCGGACGAAGGCCAGCGGCCTGCGCATGGCGGCCGCCATGACACACGTCGTCGAGGGCCCCGACCGCACCGTCGTCAGCACCGAGGCGTTCCCCGACTGGGCCCGCACCACCATCGCGTGCGTGCTCAAGCCGGGCGAGAAGCTGCGCGTCGTCAAGCTGCTCGCGTACGGCTTCTCCAGCCGCCGGTCGCTGCCGGCGCTGCGCGACCAGGTCGGCGCGGCGCTGGCGTCGGCGCGGCTGACCGGCTGGGAGGGGCTCTGCCAGGGGCAGCGCGAGTATCTCGACGCGTTCTGGGACGCCGCCGACGTCCGCGTCGACGGCGACCCCGAGGTGCAGCAGGCGGTCCGGTTCGGGCTGTTCCACGTCCTGCAGGCCGGCGCGCGCAACGAGATGCGGCCGATCCCGGCGAAGGGCCTGACCGGTCCCGGGTACGACGGCCACGTCTTCTGGGACACCGAGATGTTCGTGCTCCCGGTGCTCATCTACACCCAGCCCGACGCGGCCGCGCAGGTGCTGCGCTGGCGGCACGCGACGCTCGACCTCGCCCGCGAGCGGGCCCACACCCTGGGCCTGAGGGGCGCGGCGTTCCCGTGGCGGACCATCCGCGGCCACGAGACGTCCGGCTACTGGCCGGCCGGGACCGCCGGCTTCCACATCGGCGCCGGCATCGCCGACGCGACGATGCGCTACATCCAGGCCACCGGCGACGAGGTGTTCGAGCGCGAGGTCGGGGTCGAGCTGCTGGTCGAGACCGCGCGGCTGTGGCGCTCGCTCGGCCACCACGACCGTCACGGCGGCTTCCACATCGACGGCGTCACCGGGCCGGACGAGTACTCGGCGGTGTCCAACGACAACGTCTACACGAACCTCATGGCGCAACGGAACCTCGTCGGCGCCGCCGACGCCGTGCTCCGTCACCCCGACGTCGCCGCCGCCCTGGAGGTCGACGACGAGGAGACCGCGTCCTGGCGCGACGCCGCCGGCGCCATGACCATCCCGTACGACGCCGAACTGGGCGTGCACCAGCAGTCCGAGGGGTTCACGAGGTTCCAGGAGTGGGACTTCGAGGGCACGGCGCCCGACGACTACCCGCTGCTGCTGACGCACCCCTACTTCGACCTCTACCGGCGTCAGGTCATCAAGCAGTCCGACCTCGTGCTGGCCATGCACTGGCGCGGCGACGCGTTCACGCCGGCCGAGAAGGTGCGCAACTTCAGCTACTACGAGGCCCGCACCGTCCGCGACTCGTCGCTGTCGTCGTGCACCCAGGCCGTCATGGCGGCCGAGACCGGGCACCTGGAGCTCGCGCACGACTACCTCGGCGAGGCCGCCCTGACCGACCTGCACGACAGCCACTCCAACACCAGCGACGGCGTCCACCTGGCGTCGCTCGCCGGGGCGTGGCTCGGTCTCGTCGCCGGCTACGGCGGCATGCGCGACCACGACGGCGTGCTCTCGTTCGCCCCGCGGCTGCCGAGCCGCATCGGCCGGCTGGACTTCTCGCTGCTGTGGCGAGGGCTGCGGCTGCGGGTCAGCGTCCGGCCCGACGAGGTCACGTACTACCTGCGCGAAGGCGACCACGAGGACGGCTCGCAGCTGGAGCTGCTGCACCACGGCGAGCCGGTCACGGTCCGCATCAGCGCGCCGGTCACCGTCAAGATCCCGCCGGCGCCGGCGCGCGAGCCGGAACCGCACCAGCCGGCCGGACGCGCTCCGGTCCGGCGCGGGGTGCACACGACGACCGCGACCAGCTGA
- a CDS encoding DUF6308 family protein, whose protein sequence is MTPTRARRPSSAQLDRARSAALGALEDPAAVQNLRLFYDRDSNHAGRSFLAVGPVEYDSITAADLYATSLLGISVGPRAGRQLLQGGPHRNDVLKALRMVPVETDLADADDTVLDAAEHLHLQLKNALGGNKWVAASKLCARKRPRLFPVRDSLVTRGLLGVGEDRRVDWLVYQHLVTDTEVRRLLEKVTAESAVRESDLLDPPLRILDVVLWMHVKTSA, encoded by the coding sequence GTGACCCCGACACGCGCCCGTCGGCCGTCCTCCGCTCAGCTCGACCGCGCCCGCTCGGCCGCGCTGGGCGCCCTCGAGGACCCTGCCGCCGTGCAGAACCTCCGGCTCTTCTACGACCGCGACTCCAACCACGCCGGCCGCAGCTTCCTCGCGGTCGGACCGGTGGAGTACGACTCCATCACCGCCGCCGACCTCTACGCCACGTCGCTGCTGGGCATCAGCGTCGGGCCGCGGGCCGGGCGGCAGCTGCTGCAGGGCGGCCCGCACCGCAACGACGTCCTCAAGGCATTACGCATGGTGCCGGTCGAGACCGACCTCGCCGACGCCGACGACACCGTCCTCGACGCCGCCGAGCACCTGCACCTGCAACTCAAGAACGCCCTCGGCGGCAACAAGTGGGTCGCGGCGTCGAAGCTGTGCGCCCGCAAGCGGCCCCGCCTGTTCCCCGTCCGCGACTCCCTCGTCACCCGCGGCCTCCTCGGCGTCGGCGAGGACCGCCGCGTCGACTGGCTGGTCTACCAGCACCTCGTCACCGACACCGAGGTGCGGCGGCTGCTCGAGAAGGTCACCGCCGAGTCCGCGGTCCGCGAGTCCGACCTGCTCGACCCGCCGCTGCGCATCCTCGACGTCGTGCTCTGGATGCACGTCAAGACGTCCGCGTAG
- a CDS encoding NAD(P)H-binding protein, which translates to MTILVTGATGSVGRLVVDQLLTLGATDVRALVRNPAKATLPVGVEVATGYVGAPGTLDGVFDCVERLYLTSYAETAAEVLALAHKAGVQHVVSLSGERESWWGSIVDDVEASGIAWTHLWPGEFMENATLWSDQIRTTGQVRDGYAASANAPIAMDDVAAVAAVALVQDGHVGQAYSLTGPETLTRAEKVALIGRALGRDVPYVELSRDDAITELSVSMGEYAEWYVDGEKDLVDHPQQATGAVAELLGRPATTFADWAVRNATLFR; encoded by the coding sequence ATGACCATCCTCGTCACCGGTGCGACCGGAAGCGTCGGCCGCCTCGTCGTCGACCAGCTGCTCACCCTCGGCGCCACGGACGTGCGCGCCCTCGTCCGCAACCCGGCCAAGGCCACACTGCCCGTCGGCGTCGAGGTCGCGACCGGCTACGTCGGCGCGCCCGGCACGCTGGACGGCGTCTTCGACTGCGTCGAGCGCCTCTACCTGACGTCGTACGCCGAAACCGCCGCCGAGGTGCTCGCCCTGGCTCACAAGGCCGGCGTCCAGCACGTCGTCAGCCTGTCCGGCGAGCGGGAGAGCTGGTGGGGCTCGATCGTCGACGACGTCGAGGCGTCCGGCATCGCGTGGACACACCTGTGGCCGGGCGAGTTCATGGAGAACGCGACCCTGTGGTCCGACCAGATCCGCACGACCGGCCAGGTCCGCGACGGCTACGCGGCGTCGGCCAACGCCCCCATCGCGATGGACGACGTCGCCGCGGTGGCCGCGGTCGCGCTGGTCCAGGACGGCCACGTCGGCCAGGCGTACTCCCTCACCGGCCCCGAGACGCTGACCCGCGCCGAGAAGGTCGCGCTCATCGGCCGCGCGCTCGGCCGCGACGTCCCGTACGTCGAGCTGAGCCGCGACGACGCCATCACCGAGCTCAGCGTCTCCATGGGCGAGTACGCCGAGTGGTACGTCGACGGCGAGAAGGACCTCGTCGACCACCCGCAGCAGGCCACCGGCGCCGTCGCCGAGCTGCTCGGCCGGCCCGCCACGACGTTCGCCGACTGGGCCGTGCGGAACGCGACCCTGTTCCGCTGA
- the bcp gene encoding thioredoxin-dependent thiol peroxidase, translated as MTDSRLSPGDAAPEFTLPDADGKPVSLADYRGQRVVVYFYPAAMTPGCTTQACDFRDNLASLQGAGYAVLGVSPDAPAKLATFRERDHLTFPLLSDVDRSTLEAYGAFGEKKLYGKVVQGVIRSTFVIDADRKVEKAMYNVKATGHVAKLRRDLGLDAA; from the coding sequence GTGACTGACTCGCGACTCTCCCCGGGCGACGCCGCGCCCGAGTTCACGCTCCCCGACGCCGACGGCAAGCCCGTCTCCCTCGCCGACTACCGGGGGCAGCGGGTCGTCGTCTACTTCTACCCCGCCGCCATGACTCCGGGGTGCACCACGCAGGCCTGCGACTTCCGCGACAACCTCGCGTCGCTGCAGGGCGCCGGGTACGCCGTCCTAGGGGTCTCGCCCGACGCGCCGGCCAAGCTGGCGACGTTCCGCGAGCGCGACCACCTCACCTTCCCGCTGCTCTCCGACGTCGACCGCTCGACGCTCGAGGCGTACGGCGCGTTCGGTGAGAAGAAGCTGTACGGCAAGGTCGTGCAGGGCGTCATCCGGTCGACGTTCGTCATCGACGCCGACCGCAAGGTCGAGAAGGCCATGTACAACGTCAAGGCGACGGGGCACGTCGCCAAGCTCCGGCGCGACCTGGGGCTCGACGCGGCGTGA
- a CDS encoding GTP pyrophosphokinase — MAEPTADDWGARYAARRHTYEECASRLRDLLKDVLRSADIEVVQIESRAKTVASFVEKITRKRRDDPDPIAAMTDLVGLRVITYYAEDLRRVGALIDREFEIDHENSADKIDGLALDQFGYRSTHYVVRLGPSRRDLLEWAPFQAIRAEIQVRTALQHAWAAVSHKVEYKSAALPEPVRRRLYRLSALFELADEQFSSLRDQSDATDTEYRAEVSRGSLDVPVDTSSIGAYLSITGRGDELKAFFHANGFDAAAAVSEERLSRDRSDLVDVLNRFGLTTLADLDAFIADTARMRSALRLVLEVHRRLDAAPAASLDDALTLLLIAALDDSDRPGSPPYAEDWAEALSQIRQEA, encoded by the coding sequence ATGGCCGAGCCGACCGCCGACGACTGGGGCGCCAGGTACGCCGCCAGGCGGCACACGTACGAGGAGTGCGCGAGCCGTCTCCGGGACCTGCTGAAGGACGTGCTGAGGTCGGCGGACATCGAGGTGGTGCAGATCGAGTCGCGCGCCAAGACCGTCGCCAGCTTCGTCGAGAAGATCACCCGGAAACGCCGCGACGACCCCGACCCGATCGCCGCCATGACCGACCTCGTCGGCCTGCGCGTCATCACCTACTACGCCGAGGACCTTCGGCGGGTCGGCGCGCTGATCGACCGCGAGTTCGAGATCGACCACGAGAACTCCGCCGACAAGATCGACGGGCTCGCGCTGGACCAGTTCGGCTACCGCTCCACCCACTACGTGGTGCGACTCGGCCCGTCGCGGCGCGACCTGCTGGAGTGGGCGCCGTTCCAGGCGATCCGGGCGGAGATCCAGGTGCGGACGGCGCTGCAGCATGCCTGGGCGGCGGTCAGCCACAAGGTCGAGTACAAGTCGGCCGCGCTCCCCGAGCCGGTCCGCCGCCGGCTCTACCGGCTCAGCGCGCTGTTCGAACTGGCCGACGAGCAGTTCTCCAGCCTCCGCGACCAGAGCGACGCGACCGACACCGAGTACCGCGCCGAAGTGAGCCGCGGCAGCCTGGACGTCCCGGTCGACACCTCGTCGATCGGCGCCTACCTGAGCATCACCGGCCGCGGCGACGAACTGAAGGCGTTCTTCCACGCGAACGGCTTCGACGCCGCGGCGGCGGTCTCCGAGGAGCGGCTCAGTCGCGACCGTTCGGACCTCGTCGACGTGCTCAACCGGTTCGGCCTCACCACCCTGGCCGACCTCGACGCGTTCATCGCCGACACCGCGCGCATGCGGTCCGCCCTGCGGCTGGTGCTGGAGGTGCACCGACGGCTCGATGCCGCTCCGGCGGCGTCGCTGGACGACGCGCTGACGCTGCTGCTGATCGCGGCGCTGGACGACAGCGACCGCCCGGGCTCGCCGCCGTACGCGGAGGACTGGGCCGAGGCGCTGAGCCAGATCCGCCAGGAGGCCTGA
- a CDS encoding MarR family winged helix-turn-helix transcriptional regulator translates to MRDDLLNEVIGALPGWLVRAQQFNDLVAARLGVSSSDLQALFVLSTEGSLTPGELGRQIGLTTGAASRMVERLVVAELVTRSPDAADRRRVIVTARPEALDEVARHYGPLNEQLRQALGGFDDAGLRALRDFARAAEATTEGLLRAEAPDTPTRTS, encoded by the coding sequence ATGCGGGACGACCTGCTGAACGAGGTCATCGGCGCGCTACCCGGCTGGCTGGTGCGCGCCCAGCAGTTCAACGACCTGGTGGCCGCGCGGCTGGGGGTGTCGTCGTCGGACCTGCAGGCGCTGTTCGTGCTGAGCACCGAGGGCAGCCTGACGCCGGGCGAGCTCGGGCGGCAGATCGGGCTCACCACGGGCGCCGCCTCGCGGATGGTGGAGCGCCTGGTCGTGGCGGAGCTGGTGACGCGCTCACCGGATGCGGCCGACCGGCGCCGGGTCATCGTCACGGCCCGGCCCGAGGCGCTGGACGAGGTCGCCCGGCACTACGGCCCGCTCAACGAGCAGCTGCGTCAGGCGCTCGGCGGCTTCGACGACGCCGGGCTGCGGGCGCTGCGCGACTTCGCCCGCGCGGCGGAGGCCACCACCGAGGGGCTGCTGCGCGCCGAGGCGCCGGACACTCCTACGCGGACGTCTTGA